GCGGATGGAGACAAGACGGCCATCGCGGGCCAGCTCACGCACCACGATCTTGGAGAGAAGGCGCGGGTCGATATTGCCGCCGCACAGGACCAGGCCGACTTTCTTGTCAGCAAACCGGTCCGGTTCGGTCAGCAAGGCCGCAAGACCAGCAGCTCCGGCCCCTTCCGCGATGGTTCGCTGCAAGGTGAGATAGGCATTGATCGCCCGTTCAATGCTGCTTTCGGACACCAGCAACAGATCGTCGACCCGTTCCTTGATGACCTCGGTGGTCAGAAGGCCGATGTCGCGCACCGCAATGCCTTCCGCGATGGTTGCGCCTTCGCAGATGACCTCCTTGCCGTAAAAGGCACCCCACATGCCCGGATAGAGCGTGGTCTCGACGCCGACCACTTCGATCGACGGCTTGAGGACCTTGGCGGCCGTCGCGATACCCGCGATCAGCCCGCCGCCGCCGACCGGCACCACCAGGACATCGAGATCCGGCTGCTGGGCGAGCATCTCGATGGCGATGGTGCCCTGGCCATGGATGACATGGGCATCGTCATAAGGATGGACCCAGACATAGTCATGTTGCGCGGCCAAACGGTCTGCCTCGGCCTTGGCCTCGGCCAGCGTGTTGCCGGCCAGGACAACCTCGGCGCCATAGCCACGCGTGGCGGAAATTTTCACAAAAGGCGTGAGCACCGGCATCACGATCGTGGCCGGAATGCCAAGGCGGCCCGCGTGATAGGCGACACCCTGCGCGTGGTTGCCGGCCGAAACGGCGATCACGCCGCGCGCTTTTTCGTCGTCCGTCAGGCTGCTGAGCTTGACCAGGGCACCACGCTCCTTGAAGGCGCCGGTGACCTGCATGTTCTCGTATTTGACGAAGACATCCGCACCGGTCAGCTGCGACAGGCGCGGGGCGGGCAGGCAGGGCGTTTCCAGCACGGCGCCCTTGATCAGCGCAGCGGTCGCTTCAATCTTCTCGAAGGTGACCTGGGCCGGGTCGCTAAGGGCGTCGGTGGTCATTTTCCGTCCGCCAGCATTTCAGCCACCTTGGGGGCGAAATAGGTCAGGATGCCGTCGGTCCCCGCGCGCTTGAAGGCAAGCAGGCTTTCCAGCATAGCCTTGTCGCCGTCGAGCCAGCCATTGGCGGCTGCCGCCTTGATCATGGCGTATTCTCCGGACACCTGATAGGCGTAGGTCGGTACCTGGAACTCGTCCTTGAGCCGGCGGACGATATCGAGATAGGGCATGCCCGGCTTGACCATGATCATGTCGGCGCCCTCGGTTATGTCGAGCTCGGCCTCACGCAGGGCCTCGTCGGTGTTGGCCGGGTCCATCTGATAGGTGCGCTTGTCGCCCTTCAACGTGCCGGACGACCCGACTGCATCGCGAAACGGACCGTAGAAGGCGGAGGCATATTTCGCTGAATAGGCCATGATCTGTGTGCCGCGATGTCCCTGGCTGTCCAGTGCCTGGCGGATCGCGCCGATGCGGCCGTCCATCATGTCGGACGGGGCGATCACATCCGATCCCGCTTCGGCCTGGACCAGAGCCTGGCGGCAGAGCTGGTCGACGGTCTCGTCGTTCAGGATCGTATCACCTGCCATGAGCCCGTCATGGCCGTGGCTTGTATAGGGATCGAGCGCGACGTCCGTCATCAGGCCGAGGTTGAAGCCTTCCGCCTTGATTGCCCTTAGCGCCCGGCAGGTCAGGTTGTCCGCGTTGAGCGCCTCAGAACCGGTCTCGTCTCTGAGGTCCGGATCCGTATAGGGAAACAGGGCCAGAGCGGGGATGCCGAGTCTTGCCGCCTTTTCGGCGTCGCGTACTGCCTCGTCGACCGAAAGCCGGACGACGTCCGGCATGGACGGAACCGGTTGGCGGACCTTCTCGCCATCCACGATGAAGACCGGCCAGATCAGGTCGTCGACGGTCAGCGTGTTCTCGCGCACAAGGCGGCGCGACCAGTCGGTCTGACGGTTGCGGCGCATGCGCGTGCCGGCCAGGAGCGTGTCCATATGGTCGGATGTGATCGGCGGAAGAGAGGATTTGGACGTCATGGGCCCCGACTATTCGCTGAGCAGAAGAAAAAATGCATTCTCGCGGAGAAGAGACGCCAATCTATCACGCAGATTGACGCAGTCCAACATTCTGTAAAATAACTGAAATTAAAAACAAAAAAGAGATTGTTTGACGTTTGCGTCAAATGTGCTTTAGTGCGCGCCGACAGACCGAGGAACCAGCACGGCAGCGAGTCATAGGCTTCAGCGCCGCTTGTGGGAGGACAAACCGTGGACTTTTCACTCAACGAAGATCAGCGCGCCTTTCAGGACATGGCTGCCAGCTTTTCGCGTGACGAACTGGCGCCCCATGCCAAGGACTGGGACGAAGACAGCCATTTTCCGATCCCGACCCTGCGCAAGGCGGCCGAACTGGGGTTCGGAGGCATCTATGTGAAGGAAGATGTCGGCGGTTCCGCCCTGAGCCGGCTGGATGCGGCCTTGATTTTCGAGGAACTCTCCCAGGGCTGCACCTCGACGGCCGCCTATCTCTCGATCCACAACATGGTGGCCTGGATCATCGATACTTACGGGTCTGAGGACCTTCGCCAGAAGTTCTTGCCAAAGCTCTGCACGATGGAGCTTCTGACGAGCTATTGCCTGACCGAGCCGGGCTCCGGATCGGATGCAGCCAGCTTGAGAACTTCGGCAAAGGACGATGGCGACCATTATGTTCTGAACGGGTCGAAGGCCTTCATATCCGGTGGCGGCGTCAGCGATCTTTATGCGGTCATGGTGCGCACAGGCGGCGAGGGACCGTCCGGTGTTTCCTGCCTTCTGGTGGAAAAGGGGACACCCGGCCTGAGTTTCGGTGCCAACGAGGTCAAGCTGGGCTGGAAGAGCCAGCCGACCGCACAGGTCAATTTCCAGGACTGCCGCGTGCCGAAGTCCAATCTGGTCGGAACGGAAGGCCAGGGGTTCAAGATCGCCATGGCCGCGCTTGACGGCGGTCGGCTCAATATTGGCGCCTGTTCCATGGGGGCGGCGCAGGCCTGTCTCGATCATGCGCTCGCCTATGTGAAGGAGCGCAAGCAGTTCGGCCGGCCGATCGCCGATTTCCAGGCGCTGCAGTTCCGTCTTGCAGATATGGCGACCGAACTCGAAGCTGCGCGGCTGCTCCTGCACAAGGCCGCCGCAGCCGTTGATGCCAAGGCCCATGACGCCACCAAGCTGGCAGCCATGGCCAAACGTCTTGCAACAGATACAGGCTTCAAGGTCGTCAACGAAGCGCTGCAGCTTCATGGTGGCTACGGCTATCTGCGCGATTATCCGATCGAGCGTTATTTCCGGGATGTGCGTGTGCACCAGATCCTGGAAGGCACCAACGAGATCATGCGCCTGATCATCGCGCGTCAGATTTTGAAAGACTGATAGAAGTCGGTCAGATTACTCCTTGAAACGACTCACTCTTTTATGAGGCGCCTCCGTGAGCGACGACATTCTTTTTGAAAAACGCGGCCATGCCGGTTTTGTCACCCTGAACCGGCCGAAGGCTCTCAACGCGTTGAGTTTCGACATGGTCCGGGCCTTGGCCCGGCAACTCACCGAATGGGAAAGCGATCCTCAGATTGCCCACATCGTCGTCACCGGCGCCGGTGACAAGGCCTTTTGCGCCGGCGGCGACATTCGCAGCATCTATGACGCGCGGCAGGCCGGCGAGACCGAAGGGCTCAGCGCCTTCTTCCGGGACGAGTATCTGCTGAATGCCCAGATCAAGGCCTATCCCAAACCCTATATCGCCCTGATCAACGGGATCGTCATGGGCGGCGGCGTGGGTGTTTCCGTTCATGGAACGCACAGGATTGGAACGGAAAAGACCATGTTCGCCATGCCGGAGACCGGTATCGGCTTTTTCCCGGATGTCGGCGGGACCTATTTTCTGCCGCGCATGCCGAAAAAGAGCGGCGTTTATTGCGCGCTCAGCGCGGGCCGTCTCAAACAGGGGGATGCGCTCGCCACGGGTGTGCTAACCCATGCGGTCTCCGCAGACAGCCTGGCCGATCTTGAAGCGAGCCTGGAGACCGCCACAGACATCGGCGCGGCGCTTGCACCTTTCCTGGTGACACCGGAAAGAGGACCGGTCTCGGAGCATCTGGAGGAGATCGGGAAGGCGTTCTCCGCCGAAAGCGTCGAAGAGGTCCTGAACCGCCTGGATGCCTCAGACACCGAATTTG
This genomic interval from Labrenzia sp. VG12 contains the following:
- a CDS encoding enoyl-CoA hydratase/isomerase family protein, with the translated sequence MSDDILFEKRGHAGFVTLNRPKALNALSFDMVRALARQLTEWESDPQIAHIVVTGAGDKAFCAGGDIRSIYDARQAGETEGLSAFFRDEYLLNAQIKAYPKPYIALINGIVMGGGVGVSVHGTHRIGTEKTMFAMPETGIGFFPDVGGTYFLPRMPKKSGVYCALSAGRLKQGDALATGVLTHAVSADSLADLEASLETATDIGAALAPFLVTPERGPVSEHLEEIGKAFSAESVEEVLNRLDASDTEFAQKAAAAIRGKSPTSVLIAFEQMKRGGDLSFNECMKLEYRIVSRILQGTEFYEGIRAVLVDKDQNPNWTPSQFGQVDSADLASYFEEPQGGDLPLA
- the hemB gene encoding porphobilinogen synthase encodes the protein MDTLLAGTRMRRNRQTDWSRRLVRENTLTVDDLIWPVFIVDGEKVRQPVPSMPDVVRLSVDEAVRDAEKAARLGIPALALFPYTDPDLRDETGSEALNADNLTCRALRAIKAEGFNLGLMTDVALDPYTSHGHDGLMAGDTILNDETVDQLCRQALVQAEAGSDVIAPSDMMDGRIGAIRQALDSQGHRGTQIMAYSAKYASAFYGPFRDAVGSSGTLKGDKRTYQMDPANTDEALREAELDITEGADMIMVKPGMPYLDIVRRLKDEFQVPTYAYQVSGEYAMIKAAAANGWLDGDKAMLESLLAFKRAGTDGILTYFAPKVAEMLADGK
- a CDS encoding threonine ammonia-lyase; this translates as MTTDALSDPAQVTFEKIEATAALIKGAVLETPCLPAPRLSQLTGADVFVKYENMQVTGAFKERGALVKLSSLTDDEKARGVIAVSAGNHAQGVAYHAGRLGIPATIVMPVLTPFVKISATRGYGAEVVLAGNTLAEAKAEADRLAAQHDYVWVHPYDDAHVIHGQGTIAIEMLAQQPDLDVLVVPVGGGGLIAGIATAAKVLKPSIEVVGVETTLYPGMWGAFYGKEVICEGATIAEGIAVRDIGLLTTEVIKERVDDLLLVSESSIERAINAYLTLQRTIAEGAGAAGLAALLTEPDRFADKKVGLVLCGGNIDPRLLSKIVVRELARDGRLVSIRIDTPDRPGTLGEIATVIGDMQGNVVDVEHHRLFLNVPAKGATLDVTFEAFDRPHGERIVAALRERGFVVRYLEIGERMD
- a CDS encoding isobutyryl-CoA dehydrogenase is translated as MDFSLNEDQRAFQDMAASFSRDELAPHAKDWDEDSHFPIPTLRKAAELGFGGIYVKEDVGGSALSRLDAALIFEELSQGCTSTAAYLSIHNMVAWIIDTYGSEDLRQKFLPKLCTMELLTSYCLTEPGSGSDAASLRTSAKDDGDHYVLNGSKAFISGGGVSDLYAVMVRTGGEGPSGVSCLLVEKGTPGLSFGANEVKLGWKSQPTAQVNFQDCRVPKSNLVGTEGQGFKIAMAALDGGRLNIGACSMGAAQACLDHALAYVKERKQFGRPIADFQALQFRLADMATELEAARLLLHKAAAAVDAKAHDATKLAAMAKRLATDTGFKVVNEALQLHGGYGYLRDYPIERYFRDVRVHQILEGTNEIMRLIIARQILKD